In the genome of Noviherbaspirillum saxi, the window GCCGCGCGAATGCGCGGGTCATGTCGGGCTTCGAGCGTGACGTTGCATTCGGTATCGAGCGCCATAGAACGGCTGCTCAGGTTGGCCGATCCTATTGAAAACAATTCATCATCGACAGCAAAGACCTTGCTGTGCACATTCAGGCATTGATCATTGAGGCCGGGGATATGCGGGCAATACATGCGATACCGGTCGTGCCGATCCGCAGCCTTGAGCCGCCGATGCACGCGTGCACGCAACACGCCCATGGTGGCCCGTTCCAACCATCCGCTTTGCGTCTGCGGCGAAATGATTGCCACTTCGGGGCCGTGCGCTTCGTCGAGCCGTTGCGCAAGTGCGTTGGCGATCGTGCCCGAAGTGAAATACTGGTTTTCGAAAAACAAACTGCGGCGCGCTGCAGCGATCGCGTCCAGATGCAATTGCCGGATTTCGTGAACCCCGGAACGCCCTTCGTAATCCGGCTCGGTACGGGAAATGGCGAGGTCGATATCGGCTAGGTCGGGGACGACATGTTGCGGCCAGGGATCATGCTCGGTGTCGCAGACGACCACCGGCGTTTCGCCGCAGGCACGTTGCCAGCGGATGCGGGCAAGCTCGCCAAGCGCGCGTGCGGCGTCGCCATCGACCATCGCTTGTACATCATGAAACGGCGCATGCAGCTTGCCATCACTGTCGCAACGCAAGGGAGCATGGCAGGCATGTTCCGACGTATCCCAGCGGGAACGGGTCAAGTCGAGTCCGCCGACAAAGGCGAGTTCGTCGTCGACCACCACGATCTTTTGATGGTGCGAGCCGCCGATCGGATGCCTGGCATCCATACGAAAGGCGAGCCGGCGATGCGTCCGCCAATCCAGCTTGTATACCGGCAGCCATTCTCGCTCCAGCGCATACAGCATCGCGAAATCCCAGTTCAATACATAGGCACGCAGGCTGGGGCGAGTGGCGACGACCTGATGCAGGAAATCTCCCAGCGGTTCCGGATAACCATCATTTGCGCCGCCGGGCACCAGTCGAGTGCGGCTATCGATATCCCAGCTCAGAATGAATACGCTATGACGGGCGCTGAGTATGGCGGCGCGCACCGCACGAAAATAGGCGTCGGCATCGACCAGCATGGCAAAACGATGCGCATGCTCGATGCGCCAACAGTTGCGCCCGGGCTGCAGAATGCCGGGCGATGAAACAATGTGTGCGGTCGGCTGAGGTAAAGCCATGCGCTCGCTGTCGAGAGGAAAGGATTTGCTCTTTCGACGCGCCGCTTGGAGTGAAGTTTCTAGGCTTGATCTGCGTGCTTGGCAAACGTTTCCTGAGCGCTAACTCAGCAATGCATATTCGCCACCGCGCTCCAATGCCCTGCGGTAAGCCGGTCGTTGATGAATGCGATCGAGGTACGCAGACAGCTTGGGATAGCGGGCATCGAGCCCTCCGCGTGCTGCCGCTGCTTCGAGCGGGAAACTCATCTGGATATCGGCGGCGCTGAAATCTTCGCCACTGAACCAGGGACGCTGCACGAGCTCGCTTTCCAGGTAGTCGAGATGCCGCATGATCTGCGGCTCGATAAAGGTAGTTTTTGCGCGTCGCGCAATCGCCTTGGCGATCGGCTTGACGAAAAACGGCATCGGGGCTTTTTCGATCCGGTCGAATACCAGCTTGAGCAAGAGCGGCGGCATGGCGGAGCCTTCCGCATAGTGCAGGAAATAACTGTATTTCAGTCGTGCCTCGCTGCCGCGTCCCGGCGCAAGGCGGCCGGCGCCGTAGCGATCGACCAGATATTCGACGATCGCGCCGGATTCCGCCACAGTCAGGTCGCCATCCGAAATCACCGGCGACTTGCCAAGCGGATGCACTTGGCGCAATGCATCCGGCGCCAGCATGGTTTTCGGATCGCGTTCGTAACGCTTTACTTCATATTCGAGGCCGAGTTCTTCCAATAGCCACAGGATACGTTGGGAGCGCGAGTTGTTCAGGTGATGGACGATGATCATGGCGAGTGTTCGGTTCCGTTAATTCGTTGAAGAAAAATGATGAAATCCGCGCCACGCAATTGTCCCATGAACCTCCTCCGGTTTCCGAGGCGGGCGTCGAGCAGCTGCTCGGGCTGGATGCCAAGTCAAATCAGATGTCGACGGGATCGACTTCGAGCGACCATTTGACGCGGGGCTTCATTGCGCGCAGCGCGGCCATCCATGCTTTCAGAAAGCCTTGCAGCACCGGGCGGGATGGCGACTCGATCAGCAGTTGCGCCCGGTCAACGTTGGCGACCCGTGTCATGGTCATAGGAATGGGATCGTTGATCGTGATGCCGGGATGTTGCAGACAGTCGGCCGCCTGTTGCAGGAAATCGAGCGCGGTCTGGAGTTCGCGCGCCTCGGCCCGCAGCAAGGCCTGGAACATGAAGGGCGGCACTGCGGCCTGGCTGCGCTCTTCCAGCAACTCGCCGGCAAAGCGGTCATAGTCATGCGCCATCACCGCGCCGAACAGCGGGTGCTGCGGATACCGGGTCTGGATCAAGACTTCGCTGGCATTGCCGCCTTCTTTGCGCCCTGCCCGGCCGGCCCGGCCGGCCACCTGCATCAATTGCGCAAACAGACGCTCGCTGGCCCGGTAATCGTGTGAGAACAGGGCGGTATCCGGATTGAGCACGCCAACCAGGGTCAGGTTGCGGAAATCATGTCCCTTCGCGACCATCTGGGTGCCGATCAGGATATCGACCTCGCCCTGATGCACGCGCTCGAACGCTTGCTGCGCACTGCCTTTGAGCCGCGTCGAATCGGCGTCGATGCGCATGATGCGGGCTTCGGGAAAAACCTGTTGCAAGCCCTCTTCCACCCGTTGCGTGCCCCGCCCCAGCGGTTGCAGATCGACGTTGCCGCAAGTCGGACAGGACTTGGGAATCCGCTGTTCCAGACTGCAATGGTGGCAGCGCATCCGGTGTTCAGGTTTGTGCAAGACCATGAACGCGGTACAACGGGAACAGTTGCCGATCCAGCCGCACGCGTCGCAGGCCAGTACCGGCGCGTAGCCGCGGCGGTTCAGAAACAGCAGCGATTGCTCGCTGCAGGCCAGGCGCAGCTTCAATGCGCTGACCAGGGTCGAGGTCAGTCCTTGTCCCGGTTTGTCGCGCTCCATATCGATCAGGCGGATTTTCGGCAACACCGCATCCGGCGATGCGCGTTCGCGCAATTCCAGCTTGCGGTAACGGCCCGACTGCGCGTGATGCCAGGTTTCCAGCGCGGGGGTGGCGGAACCGAGCACGATGGGAATGGCCAGCTGACGCGCACGCCATACTGCAAGATCGCGTGCGGAATAGCGCAAGCCTTCCTGCTGTTTGTACGACGGATCGTGCTCTTCGTCGATGATGATCAGCTTCAGGTGTGGCAGCGACGCCAGAATGGCCAGCCGGGTGCCGAGAATGATGCGCGCATGCCCCAAATGGCCGGCCAACCAATGGCTTAGCCGCTCGCCTTCGGCCAAGCCGCTGTGCAGCGTTGCGACGACCACGTTTGGGAAGCGCGTGCGGACATTCTGTTCAAGTTGAGGCGTGAGATTGATTTCGGGCACCAGAATCAGTACTTGGGCCACCGTTCCGGAACGTTCCGCGCGCGCAAGCACGTCGGATGCGGCTTGCAGGTAAACCTCGGTCTTGCCGCTGCCGGTGACGCCATAAAGCAGAATCGGTGCAAAGCCTTCGGCGTTTCCGATCGCTTCGGCGGCTTCGCGCTGCGCGGCGTTCAGCACCGGTGCATCGGCCGACGTCGGATCATGGGCGAAGTCGGTCTTGGCGAGCTTTTTCATTGCACGGTCGAGCGAAACCGTCTTGGACGAGCGCAGGTTTTTCGGTATGCCTGGCACCATCACTTCGCCCAAAGGGCGCTGGTAATAATCGGCGGCAAACCGGCAAAGGTCCAGCCATGCAGGATTGAGCGGTGCCAACTGGGTGCGTATTGCTAGCGCATCCTTCAATTTATCGGGCGGCACGTCGCTATGTTCGCGCACGTCGATAATCACCCCAACAACTTCGCGACGAGAGAATGGGACCAGCACAAGTTGTCCGGGAAGCGGTCGTTCGTGCTCCATGTTCCACCGATAATCAAAACAGGTGGCTAGCGGAGTGTCGAGGGCAACATTGAGGTAAAGAACAGTCACGTACTTAATGTAATTATTGAAAAAGACGTCTAAAGCCGCGATTCTTAAAGACTTTTCAAACTATCCACACATCCTGTGGATAACTTTGTGGAGAAATGGGACTTGACTCCCGGCAAACCTAAGCCCCATGCGACTTCCAACAAATTGCCTGTTTGAAAAGCAAAAAATAATTCCTTTATATTCAATGACTTGTATTTTCACTCTTGAGGGAAAGAAAGCCTTTTAAAAGAAATCTTTATTGCTATGCACAAGCCTATGCAGTCCTGGTTTTTGTGAATAAGTACGTCGATACAGGCCGATTTGAAGCAATTTTTATCTGATCGAGTTGCTGTTTGGAAGCGAATTTCCATCACTGTGCTGACAGGCAATACAAATTTTTTTTAGTACCAACCGTTAGATCTGAAGATTTTTCGGTTTCAGTTCCAAACGAAAACTTAACAGGTTTCTGAAGGAAACCGGCTAAGCTCCCGTTTTATAAACAATTTTTTAACTATCCACAAAGTCTGTGGATAACTTTGTGGACAAGCAGCCTATAACAGCGCGCCAAGCCTGATTTCATGCGGTTTTCAATAGAATGCTAAATTGAAAAGCAACAAATCGCTCCTTTAAAATCAACGACTTACGAAGCGATTGTTCAAGTGAAATATGGATTTCAGACAAGGCCTTATTGCCTTGCACAAGCGGAAATAATGTGAATAACTAGCCGTTCCGTCCGGAAGTGTTTCGTCGCCGATAGTTGTCCACAGAGTGGCTGAAGTTATTAGCGCGTACTACGTTGCCCTCGGCTGAACTCATGGACCGCATCGACCAACACCGATACCGATTCCGGCGGCGTGAATTGGGAAATTCCATGGCCAAGGTTGAAGACATGGCCATGACCATCCGTCGGCGCGCCATAGGAAGTAAGCAGAGTGTGCACTTGGGTACGGATCTGATCGGCGCCGGCGAACAAGACGTTGGGATCGAGATTGCCTTGCAGCGCCACCTTCTGTCCGACGCGGGCGCGCGCCTGGCCAAGATTCACGGTCCAGTCCAGGCCAACCGCATCGGTACCGATGTCGGCAATTTGCTCGAGCCAGAGTCCGCCACCCTTGGTGAATACGATCGCCGGGATTTTTACGCCATCCTTTTCCCGCTTGAGTTGCTGCATCACTTCGCGCATGTAATTCAGTGAAAACTGCTGGTAGATGCCGTCGGCCAGCACGCCGCCCCAGGTATCGAACAACATTACCGCTTGCGCGCCGGCATCGATTTGTGCATTCAGGTAAGCAGCAACCGCGGCGGCATTGACCTTCAGGATCTGGTGCATCAGGTCTGGACGGTTATACAGCATCGTTTTGACGGTCCGGAAATCGTCCGAGCCACCGCCCTCGACCATATAGCAAGCCAGGGTCCAGGGACTGCCGGAAAAGCCGATCAGCGGCACGCGGCCGTTGAGCGCGGTACGGATCTGGGTCACGGCATCGAATACGTATTGCAGCGAGCCGTCTTCCGGCGTACGCAGCGCCATCACGGCTTTTTCGTCGCGTAACGGCCGTTCGAATTTCGGTCCTTCGCCTTCTGCGAAATACAGCCCCAGACCCATGGCGTCCGGTACGGTCAAGATGTCCGAGAACAGGATGGCGGCGTCGAGCGCATAACGGTCGAGCGGCTGCAAGGTGACCTCGGTCGCGTAATCCGGGTTTTTTGCCAGGCCGAGGAAGGAGCCGGCGCGTTTGCGGGTCGCGCAATATTCGGGCAGATAGCGCCCGGCCTGGCGCATGAGCCATAGCGGCGTGTAATCAGTAGGCTGGCGCAGCAATGCGCGCAGGAAGGTATCGTTTTTGAGGGGAGCGAATGTGGATGGCATAGGTCGGGCTTTCGGTAAGCCGACATTATCGCCGAAGCGCTGCGCTTGTACCGTATCCAGGAGGATTTTCGCTACGTTATGCAAGGCAGAGTTAATATCTGCGGCAAATGGCACCGAACGTCCGCGATATCCGGCGATCGTGCCATATACTTATCAACGCGCAACAAGAACGCCATGATGCTCTTCGTCCGCAACCCCGCGGATATAAGCAGCAAAATCCGGGTCTTCGCCGCGCAGCAGCTGCGGCAGCAGGTAATAGAAGTCTTCCCGCCGGCACCATTCGCGCATGTAGTCATCCCAGGAGTTCCAGCGCCGTAGTGCGACGCCTTTCAAGTCGTCTTCGTAAGAGACGATATAGGCGCGCTCGAACAGGGCGATCAGCATTTCGTAAATGATCAGGGTCCGCTCGCGCTGCTCGTCGGTCAGGTTTTGACTCATTGTCGCACTGCGCAATTGCAGGTCGGGATTGTTCAGGACGATATTCAGGAAGTCGCTGTAGGCGTTTTGCAGCATCTGATAGGCTTCTTCGTCTTCGGCATCGCGTTCCTTGCGCTGCTCGAATAGAAAAAGAAATATCGCAAACGGCAAGCCGAATACGGTAACGACAAAACTGGCGGTTTCCCAGAAATCGGGATCGATCAGAAGGTTCATTGCATTCTCGAAAGGATATTGCCATCCTAACGCCAAATGGGCTTGCCGAGGGGAATCGGCTTACCGGGTAATATGGCAATGCATTGGTGGCATCTCTTATATACGGTGGTCGGCGATGCGCTCGGCCAGCAGCGCGGCCCAGGCGGTACAGCCTGCGGCCGAAGGATGATAGCCGTCCGAGGCCATCAAGCTGCGGTCGCGCACGTTCAGTTCCAGCGGCACATGCAGCGTGTGCGGCCGGGTGGCGACCAATGCGCGGGCAACAGTATCCAGCGTACTTGCCTTGATTCCCATCACATGGCGCAACGGTTGTGGCAAAGCGGGAAAATGGGCCATCTGCGGTACGCCGGAGACAATGGTGAGGGCCGGGGAACAGCGCGCTTCGATAGCTATCAGCAGTTTGCGCAAGTCGGCGCGCCAACGGGTGGGCGAGTGGAACGCCGTGGTGTCGTTGACTCCAAACGCGACCAGGACCAGATCGACTTTGGCCGCAGGAATGGTGGGTACAAGTTGTTCCAGCCCTTGTGCAACGGTCGCGCCATTCTTTCCGCAGGCATGCCAGTGCACAGGACGCGCCAGGCGGCGAGACAATGCGCTTGCCAACTGACCGGTGATCGCATCTTCATGCGTACCGACGCCGACCCCGGCCACCGGAGACTCGCCAATGGCGAGCAGCGACAGCGGAGCCCCATCCCGTTCTGCACCGGCGATGCCCTGGACCGGCCCCCCCGCTTCGGGCAGACGGGGCGTGCGGCGGCGGGTACGCCGGCCTTGCACAATCAAAAACGGCAGGATGGTAAAGGCTAACAGTTCGGGCAGATAGTGGCGCATTGCGATAGAAGTCGATGCCGATCCGGCCTTCAGGCGATCTTCAGACCGGTCAGCTTGGGATTGGGCGGCGGATAGGAAAGCTTGAGCGCTTCCAGGGTCTCGACCACGACCGACGCGATCGCAAGGTTGCGGTGCGTTTTGGAGTCGGCTGGAATCAGGTACCAAGGCGCATGGTCGGCGTCGGTCGCTTCAATCGCTTGCTGATACGCCTCCTGATAACTGTCCCAATAGACGCGTTCTTCCAGGTCTTTCGGGTCGAACTTCCAGTGCTTGTCGGGATCGTCGACGCGGGCCTGCAACCGCTCGCGTTGTTCATTCTTCGAGATATGGAGGAAGAATTTCAGAATCGTCGTGCCGGTTTCGGCAAGCATGCGTTCGAAATCCCGGATCTGCGCACAGCGCCGCCTGCATTCGTCCGCATCGATCCAGTCATGCACGCGGGTTACCAGCACATCTTCGTAATGGCTGCGGTTGAAGATGACCAGCTCGCCCTGGCCGGGCACCTGTTGATGAATCCGCCACAGGTAATCATGTTCCTTTTCCGCCAGCGTCGGCGCCTTGAAGGCGACGGTGCGGATACCGAGCGGATCGATGCGGCCGAACACGCCCTTGACGGTGCCATCCTTGCCGGATGTATCCATGCCTTGCAGGATCACCAGCAACTTGGGGTTGCGCGCGGCGTAAAGGATATCCTGCAGCTCGGCGATGCGCTGCGCGAGTTCGTCGACCCGGACCTTGTCGGCCTGCTTGTCGCCTGACCCGAGCGGTGTCGCGGCCGCTGCCTTGTCTTCGATTTTCAGCTTCTTTGATTTGCGGAACTGTTGGGCTGTACTCATCGCATCTCCATTATGAAAACAGCTGCATGTGTTCGATCTTGATGCATTTGTCGGTGACCACGAGCATGCCTGCACCTTTGGCGCGCTCGATTGCCGCGGCGTGGTGTATGCCAAGCTGCAACCAGACACAGGGGGCGCCGATCGCAATCGCGTCATCGATCGCCGCGCCGACTTCGGCCGACTTGCGGAAAAGATCGACGATATCAATCGATTTGTGCCCGGACTTGAGGGCGGCGGCCGCCTCGTCCAAGCTGTGGTAGCAGACCTCGCCTAGAATGTCCGAGCCGGCATAGGCGGGATTCACCGGGATGACGCGATATCCTTGCCGCTGCAGGTAACGGGCAACGCCATGGCTGGGACGCTCGGGATGGGCGGATAGTCCGACGATGGCAATCGTCGTTGCATCGGCCAGACGTTGGCGTATCAGGGCTTGTTCATCGTCCATTGTCGCTCGCCATAAAAGTGCTGCAGCCATTACACGAATTCATACCGCTCGGTATGCCGGAAAAACAAAAAGGCAGCCGAAGCTGCCTTTTCATTGTACTGCTGTACCGGATTAACGTTTTTGACGCAGCTTTTGAATTGCTGCCAATTGTGCGACCGCAGCAGCCAGTTCAGCCTGTGCCTTCGCATAATCGATCGATGAATCCTTGTTCGTCAACGCTTCTTCCGCCAGCTTCTTCGCCTCGGCCGCCTTCGCCTCGTCCAGGTCGGCACCGCGAATCGCGGTATCGGCCAGCACGGTGACGCCGTTCGGCTGCACTTCGAGAATGCCGCCCGCGACGAAGACAAATTCATCTTCCGCCTGGCCCGGCACCTTGATGCGCACCGCACCCGGCCTGATGCGCGTGATCAGCGGCGTGTGCATCGGGTAGATACCCAATTCGCCCGCTTCTCCCGGCAACGCGACGAATTCAGCCGGACCGGAGAAGATTTCTTCTTCGGCCGAGACGACGTCTACGTGAATAGTGTTTGCCATGTTAGAACCTTATATGTTCGTCCGAAGATCCCGGATAAGCAAACTGCGCTTACCCCGGTTCGCTCCCTCCCTTTGAAGGGCATCCGACGAGGAGAAGACGCTGAATAGGAATGGGTGATTGATGAAAAAACTCACCCGTTCCCTATCCAAGCTCCCACCTTGCCGGTCATCCTTCAACAGGAAAAGCTCAACCGTATTACTGGATCTTCTTGGCTTTTTCGATTGCTTCTTCGATCGTGCCGACCATGTAGAACGCTTGTTCCGGCAGGTGATCGAGTTCGCCGGAAGCGATCATCTTGAAGCCCTTGATCGTGTCTTTCAGCGAAACGTACTTGCCTGGCGAGCCGGTAAACACTTCAGCGACGTGGAACGGCTGGGACAGGAAACGCTGCATCTTACGAGCGCGTGCCACGACCAACTTGTCTTCCGGTGCCAGTTCGTCCATGCCCAGAATCGCGATAATGTCGCGCAATTCCTTGTAGCGCTGCAGCGTGCCCTGAACGGCGCGTGCGGTCTCGTAGTGTTCCTGACCGACGACGTTCGGGTCCAGCTGACGCGAAGTCGAATCGAGCGGGTCAACCGCGGGATAGATACCCAGCGCAGCGATGTCACGCGACAGAACGACGGTGGAGTCCAAGTGCGCGAACGTGGTCGCCGGCGACGGGTCGGTCAAGTCATCCGCAGGGACGTACACGGCCTGGATCGAAGTGATCGAACCGGTCTTGGTCGAGGTAATACGCTCTTGCAGGCGGCCCATTTCTTCGGCCAGCGTCGGCTGGTAACCCACCGCGGACGGCATACGGCCCAGCAGCGCGGACACTTCGGTACCGGCCAGAGTGTAACGGTAGATGTTATCGACGAAGAACAACACGTCACGGCCTTCGTCACGGAAGGATTCCGCAATGGTCAGACCGGTCAGCGCGACGCGCAGACGGTTGCCCGGCGGTTCGTTCATCTGACCGTACACCATCGCGACCTTGGAGTTCGCCAGGTTGTCGAGGTCGACGACCTTGGAGTCCGCCATTTCGTGATAGAAGTCGTTACCTTCACGAGTACGTTCGCCCACGCCGGCAAACACGGACAGACCCGAGTGCGCCTTCGCGATGTTGTTGATCAGTTCCATCATGTTCACGGTCTTGCCCACACCTGCACCGCCGAACAGACCGACCTTACCGCCCTTGGCGAACGGGCAGACCAGGTCAATAACCTTGATGCCTGTTTCCAGCAGTTCCTGCGACGGCGCCAGTTCATCGTATGCAGGTGCCTTGCGGTGAATCGATGCGGTGCGCTCGGAAGATACCGGACCACGCTCGTCGATAGGATTGCCCAGCACGTCCATGATGCGGCCCAGGGTAGCGGGACCGACCGGTACCATGATCGGGGCGCCGGTGTTCTGTATGGTCATGCCGCGACGCAGACCGTCGGAAGAGCCCAGCGCAATGGTACGGACGATGCCGTCGCCAAGCTGCTGCTGCACTTCGAGAGTCAGCTCGGAACCTGCCATTTTCAAGGCGTCATACACCTTGGGCATGGCGTTGCGCGGAAATTCCACGTCAACAACGGCGCCGATACACTGAACGATTTTGCCTTCAGCCATTTTCGTTCCTTCAATATTTAATTAGATTCGTTTCGTTAAACCGCAGCCGCACCGGCGACGATCTCGGACAGTTCCTTGGTAATCGCAGCTTGACGGGTCTTGTTGTAGACCAGCTTCAGTTCGCCAATCACGTTACCTGCGTTGTCCGAAGCGGATTTCATCGCGACCATGCGCGCCGATTGCTCGGACGCCATGTTCTCGGCAACAGCCTGGTAGATCAGCGCTTCGACGTAGCGCACCAGCAATTCATCGATAACGGTCTGCGCGTCCGGTTCGTAGATGTAATCCCATGCATGGGACGACTTATCCACTTCCATCCGCTCGGACGACAATGGCAAGAGCTGATCCATCATCGGCTCCTGGCGCATCGTGTTGATGAACTTGGTATAGCAAACGTAAACCGCGTCGAGCTTGCCTTCCTGGTACGCATCCAGCAGCACCTTGACCGGGCCAATCAGCTTTTCCAGGTGCGGCGTGTCGCCGAGCTGGACTGCATGTGACACGACCTTGGCGCCGATGCGGTTGAGGAAGCCGAAGCCCTTGTTACCGATCGCAACTGCTTCAACTTTCTTGCCCTGACCTTCGAGTTCACGCACCTTGTTGGTCAACAGACGCAGCACGTTGGTGTTCATACCGCCGCACAGACCCTTGTCGGTCGTGACGACGATGATGCCCACCGTCTTTGCCGTGTCCTGCTTGACCAGGAACGGATGTGTGTACTCGGGGTTGGCCTGCGACAAGTGAGCGGCGATATTACGAATCTTGTCACTGTAGGGACGGGCCGACCGCATCCGCTCCTGCGCCTTGCGCATTTTGGATGCGGCGACCATTTCCATCGCCTTGGTGATCTTCTTCGTATTTTCTACGCTCTTGATCTTGCCGCGTATCTCTTTACCTGCAGCCATGAGTACTTACTCCTTTAGCCTAAAGCTCCAATGGCTCAGAATGTTTTCTTGAAGTCGGCGATCGCGGCGGCCAGTGCAGCTTCACCGTCCTTGTCGAGTGCCTTGGTGTCTTCAATCTTCTGCAGCAGGGCGCCGTGGCTGTTCTTCATGAAGTTGTGCAGGCCGGATTCGAATGCCAGCACGCGCTTCACTTCGATATTGTCGAAGTAGCCCTTATTCACTGCGAACAGCGATACGGCCATCAGCGAAATCGGCAGCGGCGAGTATTGCGGCTGCTTCAGCAGTTCGGTCACGCGTGCACCGCGGTCGAGCTGCTTGCGGGTCGCTTCGTCGAGGTCGGAAGCAAACTGCGCAAATGCGGCGAGTTCCCGGTACTGCGCCAGGTCGGTACGAATACCGCCGGACAAGCCCTTGATAACCTTGGTCTGCGCTGCGCCACCGACGCGGGACACCGAAATACCGGCGTTGATCGCGGGACGGATACCGGCGTTGAACAGCGAAGTCTCCAGGAAGATCTGGCCGTCGGTAATCGAAATCACGTTGGTCGGAACGAACGCGGAAACGTCGCCGGCCTGGGTTTCGATGATCGGCAGCGCGGTCAGCGAACCGGTCTGGCCCTTGACTTCGCCCTTGGTGAACGCTTCGACATAGTCGGGGTTCACGCGAGCAGCGCGCTCGAGCAGACGGCTGTGCAGGTAGAACACGTCGCCCGGATAAGCTTCACGGCCTGGCGGACGGCGCAGCAGCAGCGACACCTGACGGTAAGCGACAGCCTGCTTGGACAGATCGTCATACACGATCAGCGCATCTTGACCACGGTCACGGAAGTATTCGCCCATGGCGCAACCGGAGTAGGCCGACACGTACTGCATCGCGGCGGATTCGGAAGCG includes:
- a CDS encoding SGNH/GDSL hydrolase family protein gives rise to the protein MRHYLPELLAFTILPFLIVQGRRTRRRTPRLPEAGGPVQGIAGAERDGAPLSLLAIGESPVAGVGVGTHEDAITGQLASALSRRLARPVHWHACGKNGATVAQGLEQLVPTIPAAKVDLVLVAFGVNDTTAFHSPTRWRADLRKLLIAIEARCSPALTIVSGVPQMAHFPALPQPLRHVMGIKASTLDTVARALVATRPHTLHVPLELNVRDRSLMASDGYHPSAAGCTAWAALLAERIADHRI
- a CDS encoding glutathione S-transferase translates to MIIVHHLNNSRSQRILWLLEELGLEYEVKRYERDPKTMLAPDALRQVHPLGKSPVISDGDLTVAESGAIVEYLVDRYGAGRLAPGRGSEARLKYSYFLHYAEGSAMPPLLLKLVFDRIEKAPMPFFVKPIAKAIARRAKTTFIEPQIMRHLDYLESELVQRPWFSGEDFSAADIQMSFPLEAAAARGGLDARYPKLSAYLDRIHQRPAYRRALERGGEYALLS
- a CDS encoding VTT domain-containing protein, giving the protein MALPQPTAHIVSSPGILQPGRNCWRIEHAHRFAMLVDADAYFRAVRAAILSARHSVFILSWDIDSRTRLVPGGANDGYPEPLGDFLHQVVATRPSLRAYVLNWDFAMLYALEREWLPVYKLDWRTHRRLAFRMDARHPIGGSHHQKIVVVDDELAFVGGLDLTRSRWDTSEHACHAPLRCDSDGKLHAPFHDVQAMVDGDAARALGELARIRWQRACGETPVVVCDTEHDPWPQHVVPDLADIDLAISRTEPDYEGRSGVHEIRQLHLDAIAAARRSLFFENQYFTSGTIANALAQRLDEAHGPEVAIISPQTQSGWLERATMGVLRARVHRRLKAADRHDRYRMYCPHIPGLNDQCLNVHSKVFAVDDELFSIGSANLSSRSMALDTECNVTLEARHDPRIRAAISRLRNRLLAEHLDTVPEQVDAEYQRLGSLHQAVATLQLSDRTLRVMEAVTTPELDALIPEQALFDPEKPIDPDELVSQFLPNEARKPVPRRLVRVGILAIALALLAVAWRWTPLREWINLDALVSFARNLDELPFTPLAVIASYVIAGLVMVPVMLLIAVTGIVFGPLLGSLYAIAGALLSATVTYGLGHWLGRDTVQRFLGTRINRLSKRFARRGIVAMVVVRMLPIAPFTVVNLVAGASHIRFRDYLIGTLLGMLPGITVTVTFVHHLAEAVRNPTPGTIAVLAGVALLIIAVALGLQKLLTRREDTAA
- the hemE gene encoding uroporphyrinogen decarboxylase, which produces MPSTFAPLKNDTFLRALLRQPTDYTPLWLMRQAGRYLPEYCATRKRAGSFLGLAKNPDYATEVTLQPLDRYALDAAILFSDILTVPDAMGLGLYFAEGEGPKFERPLRDEKAVMALRTPEDGSLQYVFDAVTQIRTALNGRVPLIGFSGSPWTLACYMVEGGGSDDFRTVKTMLYNRPDLMHQILKVNAAAVAAYLNAQIDAGAQAVMLFDTWGGVLADGIYQQFSLNYMREVMQQLKREKDGVKIPAIVFTKGGGLWLEQIADIGTDAVGLDWTVNLGQARARVGQKVALQGNLDPNVLFAGADQIRTQVHTLLTSYGAPTDGHGHVFNLGHGISQFTPPESVSVLVDAVHEFSRGQRSTR
- a CDS encoding primosomal protein N', with the translated sequence MTVLYLNVALDTPLATCFDYRWNMEHERPLPGQLVLVPFSRREVVGVIIDVREHSDVPPDKLKDALAIRTQLAPLNPAWLDLCRFAADYYQRPLGEVMVPGIPKNLRSSKTVSLDRAMKKLAKTDFAHDPTSADAPVLNAAQREAAEAIGNAEGFAPILLYGVTGSGKTEVYLQAASDVLARAERSGTVAQVLILVPEINLTPQLEQNVRTRFPNVVVATLHSGLAEGERLSHWLAGHLGHARIILGTRLAILASLPHLKLIIIDEEHDPSYKQQEGLRYSARDLAVWRARQLAIPIVLGSATPALETWHHAQSGRYRKLELRERASPDAVLPKIRLIDMERDKPGQGLTSTLVSALKLRLACSEQSLLFLNRRGYAPVLACDACGWIGNCSRCTAFMVLHKPEHRMRCHHCSLEQRIPKSCPTCGNVDLQPLGRGTQRVEEGLQQVFPEARIMRIDADSTRLKGSAQQAFERVHQGEVDILIGTQMVAKGHDFRNLTLVGVLNPDTALFSHDYRASERLFAQLMQVAGRAGRAGRKEGGNASEVLIQTRYPQHPLFGAVMAHDYDRFAGELLEERSQAAVPPFMFQALLRAEARELQTALDFLQQAADCLQHPGITINDPIPMTMTRVANVDRAQLLIESPSRPVLQGFLKAWMAALRAMKPRVKWSLEVDPVDI
- a CDS encoding CoA-binding protein; the encoded protein is MDDEQALIRQRLADATTIAIVGLSAHPERPSHGVARYLQRQGYRVIPVNPAYAGSDILGEVCYHSLDEAAAALKSGHKSIDIVDLFRKSAEVGAAIDDAIAIGAPCVWLQLGIHHAAAIERAKGAGMLVVTDKCIKIEHMQLFS
- a CDS encoding PPK2 family polyphosphate kinase yields the protein MSTAQQFRKSKKLKIEDKAAAATPLGSGDKQADKVRVDELAQRIAELQDILYAARNPKLLVILQGMDTSGKDGTVKGVFGRIDPLGIRTVAFKAPTLAEKEHDYLWRIHQQVPGQGELVIFNRSHYEDVLVTRVHDWIDADECRRRCAQIRDFERMLAETGTTILKFFLHISKNEQRERLQARVDDPDKHWKFDPKDLEERVYWDSYQEAYQQAIEATDADHAPWYLIPADSKTHRNLAIASVVVETLEALKLSYPPPNPKLTGLKIA
- a CDS encoding F0F1 ATP synthase subunit epsilon; this encodes MANTIHVDVVSAEEEIFSGPAEFVALPGEAGELGIYPMHTPLITRIRPGAVRIKVPGQAEDEFVFVAGGILEVQPNGVTVLADTAIRGADLDEAKAAEAKKLAEEALTNKDSSIDYAKAQAELAAAVAQLAAIQKLRQKR